A genomic stretch from Echeneis naucrates chromosome 6, fEcheNa1.1, whole genome shotgun sequence includes:
- the sim1a gene encoding single-minded homolog 1-A produces the protein MKEKSKNAARTRREKENSEFYELAKLLPLPSAITSQLDKASIIRLTTSYLKMRIVFPEGLGESWGHVSRSSSLDGVSQELGSHLLQTLDGFIFVVASDGKIMYISETASVHLGLSQVELTGNSIYEYIHPADHDEMTGVLTAHQPYHSHFVQEYEMERSFFLRMKCVLAKRNAGLTCGGYKVIHCSGYLKIRQYSLDMSPFDGCYQNVGLVAVGHSLPPSAVTEIKLHSNMFMFRASLDMKLIFLDSRVAELTGFEPQDLIEKTLYNHVHSCDSFHLRCAHHLLLVKGQVTTKYYRFLAKQGGWVWVQSYATIVHNSRSSRPHCIVSVNYVLTETEYKGLQLSLDQTTSKVSFPFSSSTSSSLMDNCRTPKSKVSRLKTKARLSPYTKYPSFHTERSESDQDSLWGSSPLTDSASPQLLELSDSLDASCVYRQFADHRTPCYSPPEEQQHPHLHTHVQGQLCERSRCEAGRYFLGTPTASSNMFWSTSRSIIPLNKSCLDNPDGYHSSMQHIAAIQNYNGHGHWDEDSVVSSPDAGSASDSGDRYRTDHYRCSLQEPSKIETLIRVTQQMIKEEESRLQLRNGLSDSPLGPANGLPKDPGQCFTPDYTQEPLPLQSVVCRGLSQVISPAISPTPLSRLSSPGSERLQKPKDYLQTDLSTLSLPLHHPFGRSGSCSTSPPLAQAMYPSHSRTRPYLDKHTAYSLTGYALEHLYDSESFRGYCTSASTGSAHYEMTPHLRISTEQTPGHKGTSVIITNSS, from the exons ATGAAGGAGAAGTCAAAAAATGCTGCCCGGACTCGACGGGAAAAGGAAAATAGTGAATTTTACGAACTAGCCAAACTTCTGCCATTACCCTCCGCCATCACCTCCCAGTTGGATAAAGCCTCGATCATCCGGCTGACAACAAGCTACCTGAAGATGAGAATAGTATTTCCCGAAG GCCTTGGAGAGTCCTGGGGTCACGTGAGTCGTAGTAGTTCTCTGGATGGCGTCAGCCAGGAATTAGGCTCTCATCTATTACAG ACATTAGATGGCTTCATTTTCGTGGTTGCTTCAGATGGGAAAATAATGTACATATCAGAAACAGCATCCGTCCACTTGGGTCTGTCACAG GTAGAGTTGACAGGAAATAGCATTTATGAATACATTCATCCAGCAGACCATGATGAAATGACCGGAGTCCTTACAGCACACCAGCCTTACCACTCACACTTTGTACAAG AATATGAGATGGAGCGCTCCTTCTTCCTGAGGATGAAATGTGTCCTTGCTAAAAGAAATGCTGGTCTCACCTGTGGAGGCTACAAG GTGATCCACTGTAGTGGCTACCTGAAGATCCGTCAATACAGCCTGGACATGTCCCCATTTGATGGCTGCTATCAGAATGTTGGGTTGGTGGCTGTTGGTCACTCGCTGCCACCCAGTGCGGTCACTGAGATCAAACTGCACAGCAATATGTTCATGTTCAGAGCCAGTCTGGACATGAAGCTGATCTTCCTGGACTCGCG TGTTGCAGAGCTTACAGGCTTTGAACCTCAGGATCTAATAGAGAAGACGCTGTATAATCACGTCCACAGCTGTGACTCCTTCCACCTGCGTTGTGCTCATCACTTGT TGTTGGTGAAAGGACAAGTCACCACTAAGTATTACCGTTTTTTGGCCAAGCAAGGTGGTTGGGTTTGGGTCCAGAGTTATGCAACCATTGTTCACAATAGCCGTTCATCCCGACCTCACTGCATCGTCAGCGTCAACTACGTTCTGAC GGAGACGGAGTATAAGGGCCTCCAGCTTTCTCTGGACCAGACCACATCCAAGGTCTCTTTccccttcagcagcagcacttccAGCAGCCTCATGGACAACTGCAGAACTCCTAAGAGCAAAGTATCCAGACTCAAGACCAAAGCTAGACTGTCACCATACACAAAG TATCCCAGTTTCCATACAGAGCGGTCAGAGTCTGACCAGGACAGTCTGTGGGGGAGCAGTCCCCTCACAGACTCAGCGTCCcctcagctgctggagctgagTGACAGCCTGGATGCCTCCTGTGTGTACAGGCAGTTTGCTGATCACCGCACACCTTGCTACAGCCCACCTGAAGAGCAGCAAcacccccacctccacacacacgtTCAAGGCCAGCTTTGTGAGCGAAGTCGATGCGAGGCAGGCCGATATTTTCTCGGAACACCGACAGCAAGCAGCAACATGTTCTGGAGCACCTCCCGCTCGATTATACCCTTGAACAAGAGTTGCTTGGACAACCCGGATGGATATCATAGCAGCATGCAGCACATTGCAGCGATTCAAAACTACAATG GCCATGGCCACTGGGATGAAGACAGTGTGGTCAGTTCTCCAGATGCAGGCTCAGCCAGCGACTCAGGGGATCGGTATAGAACCGATCATTACCGCTGCAGCCTACAGGAGCCTAGCAAGATTGAGACGTTGATCCGAGTCACACAGCAGATGATCAAGGAAGAAGAAAGCCGACTCCAGCTGCGCAATGGTCTATCAGATTCCCCACTTGGACCAGCCAATGGATTGCCCAAGGACCCTGGTCAATGTTTCACTCCTGATTATACTCAGGAACCCCTGCCACTACAGTCAGTGGTGTGCAGAGGGTTGAGTCAAGTGATCAGCCCAGCAATTAGCCCCACTCCACTGTCAAGGCTTAGCAGTCCAGGGTCTGAGCGCCTCCAGAAGCCTAAAGACTACCTCCAGACCGATCTGTCCACTCTATCTTTGCCATTACACCACCCCTTTGGTCGGTCAGGCTCATGCTCCACTTCTCCTCCCCTGGCCCAAGCCATGTATCCCTCTCACAGCCGCACACGGCCCTATTTGGACAAGCATACAGCTTACTCCCTGACAGGCTATGCTCTGGAGCACCTCTATGACTCAGAAAGCTTCCGGGGCTATTGCACCTCTGCCAGCACTGGCTCCGCCCACTATGAAATGACCCCACACCTCCGCATCTCAACAGAGCAGACCCCTGGACATAAAGGCACCTCTGTCATTATCACCAATAGCAGCTAA